From a single Hymenobacter sp. YIM 151500-1 genomic region:
- a CDS encoding alanine dehydrogenase gives MPEAVPPGFESLATSRAYFTQESMLAVETRKRKLFIGLPRESSLQENRICLTPEAVKHLVEAGHEILLESGAGEPSKYSDHDYSEAGATVAYSPKEVYEADIILKVAPPTYDELEYLRAGQTLISALQFGSLTGEYITALLRKKVNAISFELIKDPSGARPVVRAMSEIAGSTVMLIAAEYLARSNEGKGIILGGITGVPPSQVVILGAGTVAEYAARAASGLGAEVKVFDNHLYKLRRLKQNLGQPQLYTSTLDTFALSQQIRRADVVIGALNAEEGRIPFMVSEDTVSTMAPGSVIIDVSIDQGGCFATSEMTSHSKPVFRKYDVIHYCVPNIASRVPRTATNALSNIFTPILQEISQHGGINEVLFTNEHFRSGVYVYKGSLTNASIARKFNMRYKELALMIAVRN, from the coding sequence ATGCCCGAAGCAGTACCCCCCGGCTTTGAGTCGCTGGCCACGAGCCGCGCTTACTTCACCCAGGAATCCATGCTGGCCGTGGAAACCCGGAAGCGGAAGCTGTTTATCGGGTTGCCCCGCGAAAGCTCTCTGCAGGAAAACCGCATCTGCCTCACGCCCGAAGCCGTGAAGCACCTGGTAGAGGCCGGCCACGAAATTCTGCTGGAAAGTGGGGCCGGGGAGCCCAGCAAGTACTCCGACCACGACTATTCCGAAGCCGGCGCCACCGTGGCCTACTCGCCCAAGGAGGTGTACGAGGCTGACATCATCCTGAAAGTGGCCCCGCCCACCTACGACGAGCTGGAGTACCTGCGGGCAGGCCAGACTTTGATTTCGGCCCTGCAATTCGGCTCCCTCACCGGCGAGTACATCACGGCCCTGCTGCGCAAAAAGGTCAATGCCATTAGCTTCGAGCTGATCAAGGACCCCTCGGGGGCCCGGCCGGTGGTGCGGGCCATGAGCGAAATTGCCGGCTCCACGGTCATGCTCATTGCGGCCGAGTACCTGGCCCGCTCCAACGAAGGCAAGGGCATCATTCTGGGCGGTATCACGGGCGTGCCGCCGTCGCAGGTCGTGATTCTGGGTGCGGGCACCGTGGCCGAGTACGCCGCCCGCGCCGCCTCCGGGCTGGGGGCCGAGGTTAAGGTGTTCGACAACCACCTCTACAAGCTGCGCCGCCTCAAGCAGAACCTGGGCCAGCCCCAGCTCTACACCAGCACCCTCGACACCTTTGCCCTAAGCCAGCAAATCCGCCGCGCCGACGTCGTAATCGGGGCCCTCAACGCCGAGGAAGGCCGCATTCCGTTCATGGTGTCGGAAGACACGGTATCGACGATGGCGCCGGGTTCGGTGATTATCGACGTGAGCATTGACCAGGGCGGCTGCTTCGCCACCAGCGAAATGACCAGCCACAGCAAGCCGGTTTTCCGCAAGTACGACGTGATTCACTACTGCGTGCCCAATATTGCCAGCCGCGTGCCGCGCACTGCTACCAATGCCCTGAGCAACATCTTCACGCCCATCTTGCAGGAAATCAGCCAGCATGGCGGCATCAACGAGGTGCTGTTCACCAACGAGCATTTCCGCTCCGGCGTCTACGTCTACAAAGGCTCCCTGACCAACGCCAGCATTGCCCGCAAGTTCAACATGCGCTACAAGGAGCTGGCGTTGATGATTGCGGTGCGGAATTAG
- a CDS encoding PA14 domain-containing protein, protein MQTFYTSKAPRRSGGLRYTSLGRLLGALSLPLLLAGPAHSQTNPPAASVSVKVQVPASMRSAPFDVDRYFNVPPDFSLSVYARVSKARFMAVAPNGDLLVSQPSTGKVILVRPNGSSDPLVSDFVTGLRNPHDIVFHTIGSTTYVYIAESHQINRYTYTNGNLTGQNRQIVITGLPDASTPELQGNYGHQLKNIALDSNNKLYVSIASTCNACLSDTQSDPIRGSVYQYNADGTGRRLFAQGLRNAEGLAFVPGTNNLWVVVNNRDNIAYPFNNDYDGDGTNDYGKVLTSYVDNHPPEEFTYVQDGGNYGWPFCNPNPDNTLNDMPFDRDYEFNRDGAVDCNGMTRISRGIQAHSAPLGLSFMQGTNFAAPYRASAVTALHGSWNRSVKTGYKVVYFPWDASTQRPTSQQDLVTGFLVNGNVVGRPVDAVVDRQGDMLISDDHSGTIYKLSYRRAPENPANTSAGLNYEYYEGAWSALPNFNSLTAIKTGSVSTPSLAPRNRNDDFGFRYTGYIQVPTDGLYTFYTSSDDGSQLFIGNQLVVNNDGLHGTQERSGTVSLRAGLHAVSITFFERGGGEVLDVSYAGPGISKQVVPASAWFRTSLLRTPDNPANTVAGLSYQYYEGTWDALPNFSSLTAVKTGTISTFSLAPRNRDDSFGFRYSGFISVPTDGEYTFYTNSDDGSQLFIGNQLVVNNDGLHAAQEQSGKIGLKAGVHAVSATFFEKYGQQVLDVSYAGPGISKQVVPATALSRSGTAAATTAPSASKRVAAQPLEVFPNPANGRVTLNFEAEGGQEVAVEVLDVLSRVVLRTNKSATTSGRNQLEIDTRQLVPGTYNVRLTQAGQTAHGRLVIAR, encoded by the coding sequence ATGCAAACATTCTACACATCGAAGGCGCCGCGCCGAAGCGGAGGCCTTCGGTACACGAGTCTGGGCCGCCTGCTTGGCGCGCTCAGCTTGCCCTTGCTGCTGGCTGGGCCGGCCCACTCCCAAACCAACCCGCCGGCGGCTTCCGTGAGCGTGAAAGTGCAGGTGCCAGCCAGCATGCGCTCCGCCCCCTTCGACGTGGACCGCTACTTCAACGTGCCGCCCGACTTCTCGCTGTCGGTGTACGCCCGCGTCAGCAAGGCCCGCTTCATGGCCGTGGCTCCCAACGGCGACCTGCTGGTGTCGCAGCCCAGCACCGGCAAGGTAATCCTGGTGCGGCCCAATGGCAGCAGCGACCCGCTGGTGTCGGACTTCGTGACGGGCTTGCGCAATCCGCACGACATCGTGTTCCACACCATCGGCTCCACCACTTACGTCTACATCGCCGAAAGCCACCAGATCAACCGTTACACCTACACCAACGGCAACCTGACCGGCCAGAACCGGCAAATCGTGATTACGGGCCTGCCCGACGCCAGCACGCCGGAACTCCAGGGCAACTACGGCCACCAGCTCAAGAACATTGCCCTCGACAGCAACAATAAGCTGTACGTGTCCATTGCTTCCACCTGCAACGCCTGCCTGAGCGACACGCAGAGCGACCCGATCCGCGGGTCCGTGTACCAGTACAACGCCGACGGCACCGGCCGACGCCTGTTTGCCCAAGGCCTGCGCAATGCCGAAGGCTTGGCCTTCGTGCCCGGCACTAATAACCTGTGGGTGGTGGTAAACAACCGGGACAACATTGCCTATCCGTTCAACAACGACTACGACGGCGACGGCACCAACGACTACGGCAAGGTGCTGACCAGCTACGTCGACAACCACCCGCCAGAAGAATTCACCTACGTGCAGGACGGCGGCAACTACGGCTGGCCTTTCTGCAACCCCAACCCCGACAACACCCTCAACGATATGCCCTTCGACCGGGACTACGAGTTCAACCGGGACGGGGCCGTGGACTGCAACGGCATGACGCGCATCAGCCGGGGCATTCAGGCTCACTCGGCGCCGCTAGGCTTGTCGTTTATGCAGGGCACCAACTTCGCCGCTCCCTACCGCGCCAGCGCCGTAACGGCCCTGCACGGCTCCTGGAACCGCAGTGTTAAGACCGGGTATAAAGTGGTGTACTTCCCGTGGGACGCCAGCACCCAGCGGCCCACCAGCCAGCAGGACCTGGTAACGGGCTTCCTGGTGAACGGCAACGTGGTAGGCCGGCCCGTGGATGCCGTGGTAGACCGGCAGGGCGACATGCTGATTTCCGACGACCACAGCGGCACGATTTATAAGCTGTCGTACCGGCGGGCCCCCGAAAACCCCGCCAACACCTCGGCCGGCCTGAATTACGAGTATTACGAAGGCGCCTGGAGCGCACTGCCGAATTTTAACAGCCTCACGGCCATAAAAACCGGGTCGGTTAGCACGCCGTCGTTGGCGCCGCGCAACCGCAACGATGATTTCGGTTTCCGGTACACGGGCTACATCCAGGTGCCCACCGACGGGCTGTACACCTTCTACACGTCTTCCGACGACGGCAGCCAGCTATTCATCGGCAACCAACTGGTAGTCAACAACGACGGCCTGCACGGAACTCAGGAACGGTCGGGTACCGTCAGCCTACGTGCTGGTCTGCACGCCGTTAGCATCACCTTCTTCGAGCGGGGCGGCGGCGAAGTGCTGGACGTGAGCTACGCCGGCCCCGGCATCAGCAAGCAGGTGGTGCCCGCCTCGGCCTGGTTCCGCACCTCGCTGCTGCGCACTCCCGATAACCCCGCCAATACAGTGGCGGGCCTGAGCTACCAGTACTACGAAGGCACCTGGGACGCACTGCCGAATTTTTCGTCTCTTACCGCCGTGAAAACCGGCACGATCAGCACCTTCAGCTTGGCGCCGCGCAACCGTGACGACAGTTTCGGCTTCCGCTACTCGGGCTTCATCAGCGTGCCGACGGATGGCGAGTATACCTTCTATACGAACTCCGACGACGGGTCGCAGCTGTTTATCGGTAATCAGCTGGTAGTCAACAACGACGGCCTGCACGCGGCCCAGGAGCAAAGCGGCAAAATCGGGTTGAAAGCCGGGGTACACGCCGTTTCGGCCACCTTCTTTGAGAAGTACGGCCAGCAGGTGCTGGACGTAAGCTACGCCGGGCCGGGCATCAGCAAGCAGGTAGTGCCGGCTACGGCTCTTTCACGGTCCGGCACCGCGGCGGCCACCACTGCTCCTAGCGCCAGTAAGCGAGTAGCTGCCCAGCCGCTAGAGGTGTTCCCGAACCCGGCTAATGGCCGCGTAACCTTGAACTTTGAAGCGGAGGGTGGCCAGGAAGTGGCCGTGGAAGTGCTGGATGTGCTTTCCCGCGTAGTGCTGCGCACCAACAAGTCGGCCACTACGTCGGGCCGCAACCAGCTCGAAATTGACACGCGCCAACTCGTGCCGGGTACCTACAATGTACGGCTTACGCAAGCCGGCCAAACCGCACACGGCCGACTGGTTATTGCCCGCTAG
- the tsaE gene encoding tRNA (adenosine(37)-N6)-threonylcarbamoyltransferase complex ATPase subunit type 1 TsaE — MPTATIAIPTLAALPQAAEQLRAHLGSHTLVCFEGEMGAGKTTFIKALCQQLGVEDEVSSPTFSLVNEYRDAHNQPIYHFDFYRLDNPREAEGIGAVEYFDSGYLCLIEWPSRIEALLPENRLLVTLSVTGPSSREVIISN; from the coding sequence ATGCCCACCGCCACCATTGCCATTCCCACCCTGGCTGCCCTGCCCCAGGCCGCCGAGCAGCTGCGCGCCCATCTTGGTTCCCACACCCTAGTGTGCTTCGAGGGAGAAATGGGGGCCGGCAAAACCACGTTTATCAAAGCCCTCTGCCAGCAGCTAGGCGTGGAGGATGAGGTCAGCAGCCCCACGTTCAGCCTCGTGAATGAGTACCGCGACGCCCACAACCAGCCCATCTACCACTTCGACTTCTACCGCCTCGACAACCCGCGCGAGGCCGAGGGCATCGGGGCCGTGGAGTACTTCGATTCTGGCTATCTTTGCCTGATTGAGTGGCCTAGCCGCATCGAGGCCCTGCTTCCCGAAAACCGGCTGCTCGTCACGCTCTCCGTCACCGGCCCCTCTTCACGGGAAGTAATAATTAGTAATTAA
- a CDS encoding pyridoxal phosphate-dependent aminotransferase has protein sequence MQVSRMAGSLIGSEIIKIGNEVNDMIRKGEQICNLTIGDFDPSIFPIPQELQAEITRAYAAGHTNYPPANGMAGLREAAAGFTQARQGLQYSPNDFLVAGGSRPLIYAAYLALVDPGDRVVFPVPSWNNNHYCHLSAAEAVMVETRPENNFMPTAEELAPHLAGATLLALCSPLNPTGTVFSREGLEAICDLVLAENRRRQPHEKPLYLLYDQIYWLLTFGQTQHYDPVNLRPELRDYTIYIDGISKCLAATGVRVGYAFGPSGVIDRMKAILGHVGAWAPKAEQVATAQYLPQTAAVDAYLVGFKARIQRSLDTLHRGLQVLKADGLPVDSMVPMGAIYLTAQLDVLGRTTPTGQVLNTTKELTSYLISEARLALVPFSAFGTDGAAPWFRMSVGGASLEAIEAALPRLRAALEVLQPHKAHVEVV, from the coding sequence ATGCAAGTTTCGCGAATGGCGGGCAGCCTGATTGGCTCCGAAATCATCAAAATCGGCAATGAAGTCAACGACATGATTCGCAAGGGGGAGCAGATCTGCAACCTCACCATCGGCGACTTCGACCCCAGTATTTTCCCTATTCCGCAGGAGCTGCAAGCTGAAATTACCCGCGCCTACGCGGCCGGCCACACCAACTACCCGCCCGCCAACGGCATGGCGGGCCTGCGCGAGGCGGCGGCCGGCTTCACCCAGGCCCGCCAGGGCCTTCAGTACTCGCCCAATGATTTTCTGGTGGCCGGCGGCTCCCGCCCGCTTATCTACGCCGCCTACCTGGCCCTGGTAGACCCCGGCGACCGGGTGGTGTTTCCGGTGCCGAGCTGGAACAACAACCACTACTGCCATCTGTCTGCGGCGGAGGCTGTCATGGTGGAAACCCGCCCCGAAAATAACTTCATGCCCACGGCCGAGGAGCTGGCGCCCCACCTGGCCGGGGCTACCCTGCTGGCCCTGTGCTCCCCGCTCAACCCCACCGGCACGGTGTTCAGCCGCGAAGGGCTAGAGGCCATCTGCGACCTGGTACTGGCCGAAAACCGCCGCCGCCAGCCCCACGAGAAGCCGCTCTACCTGCTCTACGACCAGATTTACTGGCTGCTCACCTTCGGCCAGACCCAGCACTATGACCCGGTGAACCTGCGGCCCGAGCTGCGCGACTACACCATCTACATCGACGGTATCTCGAAGTGCCTGGCCGCCACCGGGGTGCGCGTGGGTTACGCCTTCGGTCCCAGCGGGGTTATCGACAGGATGAAAGCCATCCTGGGCCACGTGGGGGCCTGGGCACCCAAAGCCGAGCAGGTAGCCACGGCGCAGTACCTGCCCCAAACCGCCGCCGTCGATGCCTACTTGGTCGGCTTCAAAGCCCGGATTCAGCGCAGCCTTGACACGCTGCACCGCGGCCTGCAAGTCCTGAAAGCCGACGGCCTGCCCGTGGATTCTATGGTGCCCATGGGCGCCATCTACCTCACTGCCCAGCTCGACGTGCTGGGGCGCACCACCCCGACCGGCCAGGTGCTCAATACCACCAAGGAGCTGACCTCCTACCTCATCAGCGAGGCGCGGCTGGCCCTGGTCCCCTTCAGCGCCTTCGGCACCGATGGCGCGGCGCCCTGGTTCCGGATGTCGGTGGGTGGGGCTTCGCTGGAAGCCATCGAAGCGGCCCTGCCGCGGCTGCGGGCCGCCCTGGAGGTGCTACAGCCCCACAAAGCTCATGTAGAAGTGGTTTAA